The Brachyspira aalborgi genome has a segment encoding these proteins:
- the vorB gene encoding 3-methyl-2-oxobutanoate dehydrogenase subunit VorB: protein MAKKLMKGNEAMASAAIAAGCKCFFGYPITPQNEIPEFMSKAMFESGGSFVQAESEIAAINMVYGAGGAGARAMTSSSSPGIALKQEGISYLAAAEIPAVILNVMRGGPGLGGIQPSQSDYNMMTKGGGDGDYNCPVLAPSNLQEASDMIMEAFDLADYYRTPVYVAADGFIGQMMEPVEIIYKPKYEIKEKTWATNGMRGKREKNIVNSLYLEADLLYKHNLNLQEKYKLIKEKEARAEKYFTEDADIILVSYGTMSRVCREVVDTFRGENKKIGMIRPITLWPFPEKEFKNNNNCKMYISIEMSMGQMIDDIKLACECKVPVKFFGKAGGIVPTSHEIIEHIKEFAGGIL, encoded by the coding sequence ATGGCTAAAAAATTAATGAAAGGAAACGAGGCTATGGCAAGCGCTGCAATAGCTGCGGGATGCAAATGTTTTTTCGGTTATCCGATAACGCCTCAAAACGAGATTCCAGAGTTTATGTCTAAAGCAATGTTTGAATCGGGAGGTTCTTTCGTTCAAGCGGAAAGCGAAATTGCTGCGATTAATATGGTTTATGGAGCGGGCGGAGCGGGAGCGAGAGCTATGACTTCATCGTCTTCGCCAGGAATAGCTTTAAAGCAAGAAGGAATATCATATCTTGCCGCTGCAGAAATTCCAGCGGTTATACTTAATGTTATGCGCGGCGGACCTGGACTTGGAGGAATACAGCCTTCACAAAGCGATTATAATATGATGACTAAAGGCGGCGGAGACGGAGATTATAATTGCCCCGTTCTTGCGCCTTCTAATTTGCAGGAAGCGAGCGATATGATAATGGAAGCGTTTGATTTAGCGGATTATTATAGAACGCCCGTTTATGTTGCGGCGGACGGTTTTATTGGGCAGATGATGGAACCTGTTGAAATTATTTATAAACCAAAATACGAAATAAAAGAAAAAACTTGGGCTACAAACGGAATGAGAGGAAAGAGAGAAAAAAATATAGTTAATTCTTTATATTTAGAGGCTGATTTATTATATAAACATAATCTTAATTTGCAAGAAAAATATAAATTAATTAAAGAGAAAGAAGCGAGAGCTGAAAAATATTTTACCGAAGACGCCGATATCATATTGGTTTCTTACGGCACTATGTCGAGAGTTTGCAGAGAAGTAGTCGATACTTTTAGAGGCGAAAATAAAAAAATAGGAATGATAAGACCTATAACTTTATGGCCATTCCCTGAAAAAGAATTTAAGAATAATAATAACTGTAAAATGTATATTAGTATTGAAATGAGTATGGGACAAATGATAGACGATATAAAATTGGCATGCGAATGCAAAGTTCCCGTTAAATTTTTTGGGAAAGCGGGAGGCATTGTGCCGACTTCACATGAAATAATAGAACATATAAAAGAATTTGCAGGAGGAATTTTATGA
- a CDS encoding 4Fe-4S dicluster domain-containing protein — protein MANKGRVTIDKEQCKGCSNCVSVCPTKILYLDKDNMNSWGYYPASVTDMEKCIGCTNCAIMCPDLCIVVERLDNKNKANEK, from the coding sequence ATGGCTAATAAAGGCAGAGTAACAATCGATAAAGAACAATGTAAGGGCTGTTCAAATTGCGTTTCAGTTTGCCCTACTAAAATATTATATTTAGATAAAGATAATATGAATTCTTGGGGATATTATCCAGCTTCGGTTACGGATATGGAAAAATGTATAGGATGCACCAACTGCGCTATTATGTGTCCAGATTTATGCATAGTCGTAGAGAGATTGGATAATAAAAATAAAGCAAATGAAAAATAA